The genomic region GACCCCAGCTTGTCGCGCCAGCGCTCGCACTGCCGGTCAGCGTCACGTACAGTCTCGGCTTGGGCACGGACTACTTGAGGCACCGGCTGTGCCAGAAGACGATGGGTCGTAGATACGTGACTTACGAAGGCTCGTGAGGCAGCAGTGTATCTCTCCGGTAACAGGGTGTCACGTTCGGATACACTCGGGCGGTGGTGAATTGGGTTTGGCCGGAAGCAGGGCCGAGGGCAGGACTGGGAAGGTCAGACTCGGATGTGATTACATGTCAGGCCGGGAAGAATAGAAGCTTGAGCTGAGCGTCAGGCGATAACCAACTGCAGGAACTCGGGTGGGCTATCGAGCCCCAGACTCGCCAGAGGGCTCTTCATTGAAGTGCCCCGCTTTTGCCCGAAGTGACTTGGGCCGTGTCAATAATCATCTGCTGTCATCGAAATTCCCTGTAAGCCTGATCGAGTCTAGCGCCTTCCGTAGCGCGAGCGTCGGGGATAGAACGCCCGTCCGTATTCGTTAGACGGCTGGCTCTGAGGAGGAGGACTTGCCTGCCAGGAGTCTGGGACGACTTCTCCGTCGGGATACACCTTTCTGACCATACGTACGAAGGCGCCGAGTTCGACTATGTCGATCCTATTGTGCTTCGCCCATCTGCGAGCCTGCTTGGATACGGTTCCTGTAGTAACCACGATACCTCCTGTCGCGCTATGGTGGTTCACGCATCCGCTCAGCTGCTGGAGCACGGGCCGGCCTACGCTGCCCTTCACGCGTTTGCACTGCAGCAGGTATAGATTGCCGCCGTACTTGAGATAGCCATCCACCCCGCCGTCACCGGCGTACGGGGTGGATTTGGCATCGTATCCTAAGCGCCCGTATACGCTGCACACAAGGAGCTCGAACTCTCTCGGATCCATCTGCCGTAGGTACTGGGGCAGTCGAATACTGGCCAGGTAAGCCGCATACGATTCCTGTCGCCTGCGCATTGCCTCGGCGTTGGCCTCGGCCTCCGCTGCTCGTCTCCGTGCATCCGCCTCGGCGGCGAGCTTTGCCTTCAGTTCCTTCTCTCCGCCGGCGAGCCTGACGCACTCTGCACACCTTCTAGGCCTGTGAAGAGCACCGCGAACGCCGTGTTGGCACGGCTCAGCTCTCTTGCCTGCATCCTTGATGTATGCGACGACCGACTCCACGACGTAGGTAATCACCAAGACCGAAGCAGCAGCAATGGCTGCGTATGCCATTAGTCGTCCTCTGGCCCCCGCAAGGAACGCCACTTCAAGCCAGACAAGGACAAACCAGCCCACGTTCGCCGGGTGCAGTTCCCTCAAGGCGCTCCCCGCAATGCTGGACAGCGAGACTCCCTTTTCTCCTATTCGAACGATGCAGTCGAACACTGAGTTTGCCGTCAACATGAGTGCGGCTGCCCCAGACGTGAACGCGAGCGCCTTGCCTCCGATGTGGAGGAAGTGTGCCGCCATCGACCCGAGCAGCAGCAGCCATGCCCTCCATATGTTTCTCTCAAGGAAGTTCAGGACGGCCTTCGCAGCCCTGCCTGACCCACGCCAGCTAGCTCCCGTAGGCTCAGGATTCAATTGTGCTTCCACACAGTTCGCGGAGAAACGACCGGTATGTGTCAACTACGAAGGGTACGAAGGAGGGACCTAGCTCTACCATGCCGAAT from candidate division WOR-3 bacterium harbors:
- a CDS encoding restriction endonuclease, giving the protein MEAQLNPEPTGASWRGSGRAAKAVLNFLERNIWRAWLLLLGSMAAHFLHIGGKALAFTSGAAALMLTANSVFDCIVRIGEKGVSLSSIAGSALRELHPANVGWFVLVWLEVAFLAGARGRLMAYAAIAAASVLVITYVVESVVAYIKDAGKRAEPCQHGVRGALHRPRRCAECVRLAGGEKELKAKLAAEADARRRAAEAEANAEAMRRRQESYAAYLASIRLPQYLRQMDPREFELLVCSVYGRLGYDAKSTPYAGDGGVDGYLKYGGNLYLLQCKRVKGSVGRPVLQQLSGCVNHHSATGGIVVTTGTVSKQARRWAKHNRIDIVELGAFVRMVRKVYPDGEVVPDSWQASPPPQSQPSNEYGRAFYPRRSRYGRR